The proteins below are encoded in one region of Stigmatopora argus isolate UIUO_Sarg chromosome 2, RoL_Sarg_1.0, whole genome shotgun sequence:
- the LOC144092904 gene encoding uncharacterized protein LOC144092904, with protein sequence MSARRTETATGELDKELCGAKEEPRPELLDDVYNNELQADAREVRRPQRREDESPHIKEEQEEADIGELPAIRLKHEDPGPSEANGGAEPPSSSESTEVDPEHPGGSPADGLIAPLSDSDDSTSHSSNYSDDDDKEASKGRKSGSRDKKRWKCSQCGKSYSTKSGLKSHVSTHNGDEPFLCSFCGKIFSFKQSLISHVRTHTGEKPFSCSVCGQRFSRKEYLKGHVRTHTGEKPFSCSVCGQRFAYKGHLNSHAKTHTGERQFSCSVCAQRFTNKRHLIRHTMTHTGEKPFACSFCEKRFSRKDELKKHTRIHTGEKPFSCPDCDQRFAHREAFKNHRRTHTGVKPFPCSVCGKRFTEKGHLRTHARTHTGEKPFSCSFCGQSFAQKVALKTHTRTHTGEKPFPCVDCGQRFAWKYQVKKHECAGAKSHDPWTVEYAEGVSGTEEEDERRIFDADLLDGLRTADISEECLGPEQHPENSHVKAEEEPDTSHIKKEEQEDQMTTFPLTVIVKSEEGEQSHGAQADAFFPPLSDSDDVTSRSSHDGDDATCHAGDKGVTRGKSLANEDSLKIQTKTQLGEKPFVCPFCGTRFTRKFDLTRHTRAHTGERPFACSVCPKTFRDKKILNFHTRTHTGEKPFVCSVCGKRFSQKSHLTSHTRTHTGEKPFVCSVCGSKFSTKSGLTRHAVTHTGEKPHDCSECGKGFSTKSALTKHAIVHTGEKPFACSLCAKRFSKKSNLKCHTRTHTGDKPYACSLCGMRFLIGEHLKRHTRKHTGEKPFPCSICGKRYSDKRNLSIHARTHTGEKRYVCSVCGKRYCDKRDLTNHNRTHSGENQFRCGVCDRRFSRSGYMRRHKCAQERRVDH encoded by the exons ATGTCCGCGAGGAGGACAGAGACGGCGACAGGGGAGTTGGACAAGGAACTTTGTGGAGCAAAAGAGGAACCGCGACCAGAACTACTGGATGACGTTTACAACAACGAGCTGCAAGCAG ACGCGAGGGAAGTGCGCCGCCCCCAGCGGCGGGAGGACGAATCACCACACATTAAAGAGGAGCAAGAGGAAGCTGACATCGGCGAGTTACCCGCTATCCGTTTGAAGCACGAAGACCCAGGTCCGAGTGAGGCCaacggaggggcggagcctccaAGCAGCAGCGAATCGACAGAAGTCGACCCCGAGCACCCCGGGGGATCGCCGGCAGATGGCCTCATCGCTCCGCTATCGGATAGCGACGACTCCACGTCGCACTCTTCCAACTATTCGGACGATGACGACAAAGAAGCGAGCAAAGGACGAAAGAGCGGTTCCCGCGACAAGAAACGCTGGAAATGCTCGCAGTGCGGGAAAAGCTATTCTACCAAGTCCGGCCTGAAGAGCCACGTGAGCACGCACAACGGAGACGAACCTTTTCTCTGCTCGTTCTGcggcaaaatattttcttttaagcaATCCTTAATCAGTCACGTCAGGACGCACACGGGGGAGAAGCCTTTCTCCTGCTCGGTTTGCGGCCAACGTTTCAGCCGGAAGGAATACTTAAAGGGCCACGTGAGGAcgcacactggggagaaaccgtTCTCCTGTTCCGTCTGCGGCCAACGTTTTGCTTACAAGGGACATTTGAACAGTCACGCCAAAACGCACACCGGCGAGAGACAGTTCTCCTGCTCCGTTTGCGCTCAAAGGTTTACGAATAAGAGACACTTGATAAGACACACCATGACGCACACCGGCGAGAAACCCTTCGCCTGCTCTTTCTGCGAGAAAAGATTCTCCAGAAAGGACGAGTTGAAAAAACACACCAGGATACACACCGGCGAGAAACCGTTCTCCTGTCCGGACTGCGACCAAAGATTTGCTCATAGGGAAGCCTTTAAAAACCACAGAAGAACACACACCGGCGTGAAACCCTTCCCCTGCTCGGTTTGTGGGAAACGATTCACCGAGAAGGGACATTTGAGAACTCACGCCAGGACGCATACCGGGGAGAAGCCATTTTCATGTTCGTTCTGTGGTCAAAGTTTTGCGCAGAAGGTTGCCTTGAAAACACACACCAGAACGCACACCGGCGAGAAACCTTTTCCCTGCGTGGACTGCGGCCAGAGATTCGCTTGGAAGTATCAGGTCAAGAAACACGAGTGCGCCGGTGCTAAAAGCCACGACCCTTG GACAGTGGAATACGCGGAGGGGGTCTCTGGAACAGAAGAGGAGGACGAGCGTCGAATTTTTGACGCGGACCTTTTAGACGGACTTCGCACGGCTG ACATCAGTGAAGAATGTCTCGGTCCTGAGCAACATCCAGAGAATTCTCACGTGAAAGCAGAAGAAGAGCCAGACACGtcccacattaaaaaagaaGAGCAGGAAGACCAAATGACAACCTTTCCATTGACCGTCATTGTAAAGAGCGAAGAAGGCGAGCAAAGCCACGGAGCCCAGGCGgacgctttttttcccccactgtcGGATAGCGATGACGTCACCTCCCGATCTTCCCACGACGGAGATGACGCGACGTGTCACGCGGGCGACAAAGGGGTGACCCGTGGCAAAAGTCTGGCCAACGAGGACTCGttgaaaatacaaacaaaaacgcAGCTTGGGGAGAAACCTTTTGTCTGCCCGTTTTGCGGCACGAGATTCACCAGGAAGTTTGATTTGACGCGTCACACCCGGGCGCACACCGGAGAAAGACCCTTCGCCTGCTCCGTTTGCCCCAAAACATTCCGGgacaaaaaaattctaaacttTCACACAAGGACGCACACGGGCGAAAAACCTTTTGTGTGCTCGGTGTGCGGCAAGCGGTTCTCCCAGAAGTCCCATTTGACCAGCCACACCAGAACGCACACTGGAGAAAAACCTTTCGTCTGCTCCGTTTGCGGGAGCAAATTCTCCACCAAGTCTGGCTTAACGCGGCACGCCGTCACACACACGGGAGAGAAACCTCACGACTGCTCGGAATGCGGCAAGGGATTCTCCACCAAGTCGGCTTTGACCAAGCACGCCATCgtacacactggtgaaaaaccatttgcctgCTCACTCTGTGCCAAACGATTCTCCAAAAAGTCCAATTTGAAATGCCACACGAGAACGCACACCGGAGATAAACCCTACGCCTGCTCGCTTTGCGGAATGAGATTCTTAATCGgggaacatttaaaaaggcacaccAGAAAACACACTGGGGAAAAACCCTTCCCCTGCTCCATTTGCGGTAAAAGGTACTCCGACAAACGGAATTTAAGCATTCACGCGCGAACGCACACGGGGGAAAAACGTTACGTCTGCTCCGTTTGCGGCAAAAGGTATTGCGACAAGCGAGATTTGACAAACCACAACAGAACACACAGCGGCGAGAATCAATTCCGTTGCGGCGTGTGTGACCGAAGATTCTCGCGTTCGGGTTACATGAGGCGACACAAATGTGCTCAGGAGCGGAGGGTCGATCACTAA
- the LOC144070727 gene encoding uncharacterized protein LOC144070727, producing MFTRGIAQLEWDEEFCEIKEEPRPQPLDDVFDSDMLADVADAHPSSLLLIEEKKSPGVKEEEEEQDEFEWPGAPFKREDDGPSLADRNSAKVNGDRHGGSLTDATSRSPPVRHEGKSEVGKTSGDNRWECAQCGKNYSYKSGLNRHIKKHSGEPLVCTICGKIFTVKESLILHMRMHTGEKPFSCSVCGERFSRKPYLKRHSRRHTGEKPFSCSICGQRFAQIGNLANHTKRHTGEKPFSCLVCGRRFTEKGHLKVHVRTHTGEKPFPCLICGQRFSFKSNLTAHARIHTGEKPFPCSGCERRFGQKRDLIIHARTHTGEKPFSCSVCGQRFAQKETLKIHMRTHSGEKPFSCSECGQRFAHGSGLKSHARKHTGEKPFSCSVCCQRFFKKCQIKKHQCVVAKSSDQ from the exons atgttcacGAGAGGGATCGCACAATTGGAGTGGGATGAGGAATTTTGTGAAATAAAAGAGGAGCCACGACCTCAACCACTGGATGACGTTTTCGACAGCGACATGCTAGCAG ACGTCGCTGACGCTCACCCATCCTCTCTCCTCCTGATAGAGGAGAAAAAGTCACCGGGcgtcaaagaggaggaggaggagcaggatgAGTTTGAGTGGCCCGGTGCTCCTTTCAAGAGAGAAGATGACGGTCCAAGTTTGGCGGACAGGAACTCAGCAAAAGTTAACGGGGACCGGCACGGAGGATCGCTAACAGACGCCACGTCACGATCGCCTCCCGTTCGCCACGAAGGAAAGTCTGAAGTTGGTAAAACCAGTGGCGACAACCGCTGGGAATGCGCTCAGTGTGGGAAAAACTACAGTTACAAGTCTGGGTTGAACAGGCATATAAAGAAACACAGCGGAGAACCTTTGGTCTGCACAATTTGCGGTAAAATATTTACGGTCAAGGAATCCTTGATCCTTCACATGAGGATGCACACGGGCGAGAAGCCTTTCTCCTGCTCCGTTTGCGGCGAAAGGTTCAGCCGGAAGCCGTACTTGAAAAGACACAGCAGGAGAcacaccggggagaaacccttttcctgttCTATTTGCGGCCAACGATTTGCCCAGATTGGGAACTTGGCCAACCACACAAAAagacacactggggagaaaccatTTTCCTGCCTTGTCTGTGGCCGCAGATTCacagagaagggacacttaaaagtTCACGTCAGAACGCACACTGGTGAGAAACCATTTCCCTGCTTGATTTGCGGTCAGAGATTCTCattcaagtcaaatttaacGGCGCACGCGAGAATACACACTGGGGAAAAACCGTTTCCCTGCTCCGGTTGCGAACGACGATTCGGTCAGAAAAGAGACTTGATAATTCACGCCAGAACGCACACCGGGGAGAAGCCGTTCTCCTGCTCGGTCTGCGGCCAAAGATTTGCTCAGAAGGAAACTTTAAAAATTCACATGAGAACGCACAGTGGCGAGAAACCTTTTTCTTGTTCGGAGTGCGGCCAAAGATTTGCTCATGGGTCCGGTTTAAAAAGCCATGCAAGAAaacacactggcgaaaaacctttttcctgctcGGTATGCTGTCAGAGATTCTTCAAGAAGTGTCAGATCAAGAAACACCAGTGTGTTGTTGCCAAAAGCAGTGACCAATGA
- the LOC144070726 gene encoding uncharacterized protein LOC144070726, with product MQYIKEEAEPETPYIKEEEQDDIPNFPMRVIVKSEEDDQESRTEKPWLQQPTPEVEGRSLPGGLLAPLSDSDDVTSHSSDEEYVDFDPKSSKPLNESSLNKETEERKDLLKDILTLRSNVKQEMPSIKEEVEPVTPHTKEEDQITDFPSTVIVKSENHKDPSLESGTENPFFQDPTHKGEGPPPPDRLLAPLSDSDDVTSHSSNEEDVDFEPKSSKLLNVTSLKKHTKERRKPFACTLCDKRYYQKHKLKIHTRMHTGEKPFVCTICGKPFKEKVELIRHTRTHTGEKPFACTLCEKRFCQKSNLTVHARTHTGEKPFPCSICGKRFKEKVQLVRHATTHTREKTFSCQLCEKRFSRKNELTRHTRNHTGENTYPCSVCGKRFSEKGALILHTRTHTGEKPFACKVCGQTFNVKGNLTRHTKAHAMG from the exons ATGCAGTACATCAAAGAGGAGGCCGAGCCAGAGACCCCCTACAttaaagaagaagaacaagatgACATCCCCAATTTTCCAATGAGGGTCATCGTGAAGAGCGAAGAAGATGACCAAGAGAGCAGAACAGAAAAACCTTGGCTTCAACAGCCGACACCAGAAGTTGAGGGAAGATCGCTGCCGGGCGGCCTCTTGGCGCCGCTCTCGGACAGCGACGACGTCACGTCGCACTCTTCTGACGAGGAGTACGTTGACTTTGACCCAAAGTCTTCAAAACCCCTCAACGAGTCGTCTTTGAACAAGGAGACAGAAGAACGCAAGG ACCTATTGAAGGATATCTTGACCCTGAGAAGCAACGTTAAACAGGAGATGCCTTCCatcaaagaggaggtggagccAGTGACCCCGCACACGAAAGAAGAAGACCAAATCACCGACTTCCCATCAACTGTCATCGTGAAGAGCGAAAACCACAAAGATCCAAGCCTAGAGAGCGGAACAGAAAATCCTTTCTTTCAAGACCCGACGCATAAAGGTGAGGGACCACCGCCGCCGGACCGCCTCTTAGCGCCGCTCTCGGACAGCGACGACGTCACGTCGCACTCTTCTAACGAGGAGGACGTCGACTTTGAGCCCAAATCTTCGAAACTTCTGAACGTCACAtctttaaaaaagcacacaaaggAACGCAGGAAACCTTTTGCTTGCACGCTTTGCGATAAAAGATATTATCAGAAGCATAAGTTAAAAAtccacacacgcatgcacacggGGGAAAAACCCTTTGTCTGCACAATTTGCGGTAAACCGTTCAAGGAGAAGGTGGAGTTAATCAGGCACACGAGGACGCACACGGGGGAGAAGCCCTTTGCCTGCACGCTTTGCGAGAAGAGATTTTGCCAGAAAAGCAACTTAACagtacacgcacgcacacacaccggAGAAAAGCCCTTCCCCTGCTCCATTTGCGGGAAGCGATTCAAGGAGAAGGTTCAGTTAGTCCGGCATGCGACAACACACACCAGAGAGAAGACTTTCTCCTGCCAGCTGTGCGAGAAAAGATTTTCTCGGAAGAATGAACTGACGAGACATACCCGCAATCACACGGGGGAAAATACTTACCCCTGCTCGGTTTGCGGGAAAAGATTCTCTGAGAAGGGAGCTCTGATCttacacacgcgcacgcacaccgGAGAGAAACCCTTCGCCTGCAAGGTTTGCGGGCAAACCTTCAACGTCAAGGGGAACCTGACGAGACACACGAAAGCCCACGCTATGGGCTAA
- the LOC144070718 gene encoding uncharacterized protein LOC144070718 → MDTYMSRKFTAKRLLDVQAGQSSDVVFSLCPAEVSEADLDPEKNHPPHLKQERLYIQKKNDEVTTFPWTICVKSQEDEGPIQERRAEIPCFQDLTLIGEGPSLPNRLSMPLSDSDGVTSHSSDTDCVEGLDLHSKSSKFLNKSLSQSDAKECAGGKPFACSHCSERFFNKGTLHEHKRTLHTAQKPFACSMCNKRFSWKYHLTRHTRKHTGENPFLCSVCGKSFSEQAYLERHARTHTGEKPFACSLCDKKFPLMMQLKNHARTHSGETPFACLLCEQRFSWKSQLMTHMHTHAGEKPFACPICPKKFARERNLTIHSRTHTGERLFPCPHCPQTFSRKHQLAIHARAHTGEKPFPCSVCGKRFTQKGYLSVHAKTHTGENLFPCSLCGKKFLTNALLQRHTKRHHGKKVFTCTTCGATFPEEEALKSHVSIHIEDQACACPQCGQQFSQLRHLAAHMRTHPAEKPFACPLCPKKFATERSLSVHRRRHNREKLFACSGCDRSFFSNNELVAHERVHSGEKPFLCSVCGKRFLEEKHLRAHAKTHTGEKPFACSLCEKRFSGKRWLMAHVQMHTGERPFPCSVCGKCFLLKGDLNVHARTHSGEKPFTCTVCGKAFSSKGNLVKHTKKHAAEKPLS, encoded by the coding sequence ATGGACACGTACATGTCACGTAAATTCACAGCAAAAAGACTATTGGACGTCCAAGCTGGCCAATCAAGTGATGTTGTTTTCTCCCTGTGTCCTGCAGAGGTCAGTGAGGCAGATCTTGACCCTGAGAAGAACCATCCCCCCCACCTCAAACAGGAGAGGCTGTACatccaaaagaaaaatgatgaagTCACCACATTTCCATGGACAATCTGTGTGAAGAGCCAAGAAGATGAAGGGCCGATTCAAGAGAGGAGAGCAGAAATTCCTTGCTTTCAAGACCTGACACTAATAGGTGAGGGCCCATCGCTGCCGAACCGCCTTTCAATGCCGCTCTCGGATAGCGACGGTGTCACGTCCCATTCTTCTGACACTGATTGCGTAGAGGGTCTTGATCTTCACTCAAAGTCTTCCAAATTCCTAAATAAGTCACTGTCTCAAAGCGATGCAAAAGAATGCGCGGGCGGGAAACCTTTTGCCTGCTCCCATTGCAGTGAAAGATTTTTCAACAAAGGCACTCTCCACGAACACAAAAGGACTCTACACACGGCCCAGAAACCTTTCGCCTGCTCCATGTGCAACAAAAGGTTTTCATGGAAGTATCACTTGACCAGGCACACCCGCAAACACACGGGCGAAAACCCCTTCCTCTGCTCCGTTTGTGGCAAAAGTTTCTCCGAGCAGGCGTATTTAGAAAGACACGCCAGGACACACACCGGAGAAAAGCCGTTCGCCTGCTCGCTTTGCGATAAAAAATTCCCCCTGATGATGCAGTTAAAGAACCACGCTCGAACGCACAGTGGCGAGACACCGTTCGCCTGCTTGCTCTGCGAGCAGCGCTTTTCTTGGAAAAGTCAACTCATgacgcacatgcacacgcacgctGGGGAGAAACCTTTTGCCTGCCCAATTTGCCCGAAGAAATTTGCCAGGGAACGGAACTTAACAATCCACAGCAGGACCCACACTGGGGAGAGGCTTTTCCCCTGCCCACATTGCCCGCAAACGTTTTCCCGTAAGCATCAGTTAGCGATACACGCGCGAGCGCACACTGGGGAAAAACCCTTTCCCTGCTCCGTCTGTGGGAAAAGATTCACCCAAAAAGGATATTTAAGCGTCCACGCCAAGACGCACACCGGAGAGAACCTTTTTCCCTGCTCCCTTTGCGGTAAAAAATTCTTGACCAACGCACTGTTGCAAAGACACACCAAGAGACACCATGGGAAGAAAGTTTTCACCTGCACCACTTGCGGGGCGACATTTCCAGAGGAGGAAGCTCTAAAAAGTCACGTTAGTATTCACATCGAAGACCAGGCTTGCGCCTGCCCGCAGTGCGGGCAACAATTTTCTCAGCTGCGTCACTTAGCGGCACACATGCGGACGCACCCAGCGGAGAAACCGTTTGCCTGCCCGCTCTGCCCCAAGAAATTTGCTACAGAGCGAAGTTTGAGTGTGCACCGAAGAAGGCACAACAGGGAGAAACTTTTTGCCTGCTCTGGATGCGATCGGAGTTTTTTCAGCAACAACGAGTTGGTCGCGCACGAGCGCGTGCACTCTGGAGAGAAACCCTTTCTCTGCTCCGTCTGCGGTAAACGATTTCTCGAGGAGAAACATCTACGCGCGCATGCCAAGACGCACACCGGAGAGAAACCTTTTGCCTGCTCCCTTTGCGAGAAAAGATTTTCCGGGAAGCGTTGGCTGATGGCTCACGTACAAATGCACACTGGAGAAAGGCCTTTCCCCTGCTCCGTTTGCGGTAAATGTTTCCTCCTGAAGGGAGATTTGAACGTGCACGCGAGGACACACAGTGGCGAGAAACCTTTCACTTGCACAGTGTGTGGTAAAGCATTCTCCTCAAAGGGAAACCTGGTTAAACACACTAAAAAGCACGCTGCGGAGAAACCTCTTTCCTGA
- the LOC144092897 gene encoding uncharacterized protein LOC144092897, producing the protein MAKNPYVSDDDLSPEKHDSAHVKQEPFPEEAEPGTLYIKKEEQEDEITKFPISFIVKSEEDEGPSRGSAAERTWFPDLTPKDLGEGDFDPEKHDPPHVKQERPYILAEAEPGSPYIKEEQEDQLSKFPMAARVKSQEDEGPIGETGGENPLFQEVSEGDLHPEKHHPRLLKQERPYTSEEAEPESPYIKEEQEDEIAKFPMTVFVKNQEDEGPSGESRVKKTLFQDRTPKEVSEGDLDPEKRDPLHVKQERPYILEEAEPGRPYIKKEEDDIINFPITVFVKSQEDEGPSGERAQNPLYHEPTPTEVSEGELDPEKRDPPHVKEKRPYIVEEAGPERTYIKETQEEITKSPMSVLVKTQEGEGPSRKSRALNPLFQEPTAKGEGPSLPDGLSTPFSDSDDVTSHSSGGYEEDVDLEPTSSKFPNESPLKRDEKEYVGRNPFACSHCDERFFNKGTLQRHKRTVHTAKKPFACSVCNKRFSWQYHLTRHTRKHTGENPFPCFVCGKSFSEQTYLEKHARTHTGEKPFACLLCDKRFPLVVQLKNHARMHSGEMPFACLLCEQRFSWKRQLMTHMRTHTGEKPFACPLCPKKFAKDQYLRVHSKTHSGERLFHCSLCSQTFSRKHHLTTHVRTHTGEKPFPCSVCGKRFTQKGYLSVHAKMHTGENLFPCSLCDKKFLTNALLRKHMEMPHGRKAFVCTSCGATFSEEEALKIHASVHVGEQPCTCPQCGQRFSQQRNLTKHMQTHAAEKPFACSLCPKKFATEVKLRTHRRRHTMEKLFACSECDQRFFSKPILLEHERTHTGEKPFPCSVCGKRFSHKGYLSVHARIHTGEKPFPCLLCEKSYRWKRDLKAHAVTHTGEKPFVCTVCGKAFFSKGNLTHHVKKHAAEKPHS; encoded by the exons ATGGCTAAAAATCCct ATGTCAGCGATGATGATCTTAGCCCTGAGAAACATGACTCCGCCCACGTTAAACAGGAGCCTTTTCCCGAAGAGGCGGAGCCAGGGACCCTGtacattaaaaaagaagaacaagaagatgAGAtcaccaaatttccaatctCCTTCATCGTCAAGAGCGAAGAAGACGAAGGTCCGAGCCGAGGGAGCGCAGCGGAAAGAACTTGGTTTCCAGACCTGACGCCAAAAG ACCTCGGGGAAGGAGATTTTGACCCTGAGAAGCACGATCCCCCCCACGTTAAACAGGAGAGGCCGTACATCTTAGCGGAGGCGGAGCCAGGAAGCCCCTACATtaaagaagaacaagaagatcAGCTTAGCAAATTCCCAATGGCTGCCCGTGTGAAGAGCCAGGAAGATGAAGGTCCAATCGGAGAGACCGGAGGAGAAAATCCTTTGTTTCAAG AGGTCAGTGAAGGAGATCTCCACCCCGAGAAGCACCATCCCCGCCTCCTTAAACAGGAGAGACCGTACACCTCAGAGGAGGCGGAGCCAGAGAGCCCCTACATCAAAGAGGAACAAGAAGATGAAATTGCCAAGTTCCCAATGACTGTCTTTGTGAAGAACCAAGAAGACGAAGGTCCAAGTGGAGAGAGCAGAGTGAAAAAGACTTTGTTTCAAGACCGAACGCCAAAAG AGGTCAGTGAAGGAGATCTTGACCCCGAGAAGCGCGATCCCCTCCACGTTAAACAAGAGAGGCCGTACATCTTAGAGGAGGCGGAGCCAGGAAGGCCCtacattaaaaaagaagaagacgATATCATCAACTTCCCAATCACTGTCTTTGTGAAGAGCCAAGAAGATGAAGGTCCAAGTGGAGAGAGGGCACAAAATCCTTTGTATCACGAGCCGACACCAACAG AGGTCAGTGAAGGAGAACTTGACCCTGAGAAGCGCGATCCCCCCCACGTTAAAGAGAAGAGGCCGTACATCGTAGAGGAGGCGGGGCCAGAGAGAACCTACATTAAGGAAACGCAAGAAGAAATCACCAAGTCTCCAATGAGTGTCCTTGTGAAGACCCAAGAAGGTGAAGGTCCAAGTCGAAAGAGCCGAGCATTAAATCCTTTGTTTCAAGAACCGACAGCAAAAGGTGAGGGACCGTCGCTGCCGGACGGCCTCTCAACGCCGTTCTCGGACAGCGACGACGTCACGTCCCACTCTTCTGGCGGCTACGAGGAGGACGTTGACTTAGAACCGACGTCTTCCAAGTTCCCAAACGAATCCCCCTTGAAAAGAGACGAAAAAGAATACGTCGGCAGAAATCCATTTGCTTGCTCCCATTGCGACGAAAGGTTTTTCAACAAAGGCACCCTCCAAAGGCACAAAAGGACAGTGCACACTGCCAAGAAACCCTTCGCCTGCTCCGTTTGCAACAAAAGGTTTTCTTGGCAGTATCACCTGACCAGGCACACCCGCAAACACACAGGCGAAAACCCCTTCCCCTGCTTCGTTTGTGGCAAAAGTTTCTCCGAGCAGACGTACTTGGAAAAACACGCCAGGACGCACACCGGAGAGAAGCCGTTCGCCTGCTTGCTCTGCGATAAAAGATTTCCCCTGGTGGTGCAGTTAAAGAACCACGCTCGAATGCACAGTGGCGAGATGCCGTTCGCCTGCTTGCTCTGCGAGCAGCGCTTTTCTTGGAAGCGTCAGCTCATGACGCACATGCGCACGCACACAGGAGAAAAACCCTTTGCCTGCCCGCTTTGCCCCAAGAAATTTGCCAAAGACCAATATTTACGAGTGCACAGCAAGACCCACAGCGGGGAAAGACTTTTCCACTGCTCGCTTTGCTCCCAAACGTTTTCTCGGAAGCATCACTTGACTACGCACGTGCGTACGCATACCGGAGAGAAGCCATTTCCTTGCTCCGTCTGCGGGAAAAGATTCACCCAGAAGGGATATTTAAGCGTCCACGCCAAGATGCACACCGGAGAAAACCTCTTTCCCTGCTCCCTTTGCGATAAGAAATTTTTGACCAACGCACTTTTGCGAAAGCACATGGAGATGCCCCACGGGAGGAAAGCTTTCGTCTGCACAAGTTGTGGGGCGACATTTTCCGAGGAGGAAGCCCTGAAAATCCACGCCAGTGTTCACGTCGGAGAGCAGCCTTGCACTTGCCCACAGTGCGGGCAGCGGTTTTCTCAGCAGCGGAACTTAACGAAACACATGCAGACGCACGCTGCGGAGAAACCGTTCGCCTGTTCGCTTTGCCCCAAGAAATTTGCTACCGAGGTCAAGTTGAGAACGCACAGGAGGAGGCACACCATGGAGAAACTTTTTGCCTGCTCAGAATGTGATCAAAGATTCTTTAGCAAGCCCATCTTATTAGAGCATGAGCGCACGCACACTGGAGAGAAACCTTTTCCCTGCTCcgtttgcggtaaaagattcTCTCATAAGGGATACTTAAGCGTCCACGCGCGCATACATACTGGAGAGAAACCCTTTCCGTGCTTACTTTGCGAGAAAAGTTACCGTTGGAAGAGAGATTTGAAAGCGCATGCTGTGAcgcacactggggagaaacctttTGTTTGCACGGTGTGTGGTAAAGCTTTCTTTTCAAAGGGAAACCTGACTCATCACGTAAAAAAGCATGCCGCGGAGAAACCGCATTCCTGA